GGTGGACCGCACCACGCTGCACTACTACGTGGGTGACCGTGACGGTCTGCTCGAACTGGTGGTGGCCGACCTGTTCGAGACCGAGTTGCGTTCGATCAAGCTGCCCGAGGGTGCGAGCTGGCAGGAGATCCTGCGGGCCTATGGCAACGCCATCCGCCAGGGCGTGCTCAAACTCGGCGTGACGGCCACGAGCTTCCGGTTGCGCGGGACCAGCGGAGCCGCCAGCCTTGCGTTGGCCGAGCAGGTGTTGCGCGCCTTGACCAACGGTGGATTCCGGTCCGAAGACGCGGGGCGGGTCCTCACCCTGGTGTCCGGGCTCGCCATGTCAGCGGCGCACGATGTGCTCGGCTCGGCGGAGTCTCGGTTGCATCATCAGACGCCCGAGGTGGTGCGCGCCCTCAAAGACCTGCCGTCCGGTGACTTCCCGCTGCTGAGCGGCGTGGTGGCCGGTCGGGGTGTCGACGCGACCGCCGCCCAGGACTTCGAATTCAACCTCGACATCGTGATTGCCGGCCTGGAGCGATTCCTGGCCGAATAGGGCCGGGTCGTGGTCGGGGCGTGTCTCGAGTACAGTGCTCAGCATCCTCTTAGGCGGAACTCGAGTTCCGTCTGGGTAAATTGTGAATAGCAGGTCGGGGAGGCGCAACTGTGGTCCGGTTGCTCAAAAAAGCGTGGATACCGCTGGTGCTGGTGGTGGTCGTCGCTTTGGGCGCGTACGCGATCCTTCGAATTCGTGAGTCCAACCATCACGTACCGAGGGCCGCGGACGGCTCCGGAATTACCGCGAATTTCAATCCGAAGCACATCACGTACGAGGTCAGCGGGTCCGGCGGAACCGCGAATCTGAACTATCTCGACGAGAACGGTCAACCCCATCTCATCGAAAACACCCCGTTGCCTTGGTCGTTCACGATCGTGACCACGCTGCCCTCGATGTCGGCGAACATCATGGCCCAGGGCGATCGTGACGTCAGCGACCTCCGGTGCCGGGTGACCGTCGACGGCGAGGTCCGCGACGACCGGGCGAGTACCGACACCGTCAAACCGTTCATCTACTGCTTGGTGAAATCCGTATGAGCAACGCGCATTCGAAGCCCCACCGGCCGTTCATCGGCCACATGGTCCGGATCTTCTCGCTGCCGATCATCGTGTTCTGGGTGCTCGTGGTGGTTGCCCTGGGCACCCTGGTGCCCTCGCTCGACAAAGTCGCCGAGGCCCGGCAAGTCCCGCTCAGCCCGACGAATTCGGCTTCGTACCAGGGGATGCTGAACATCGGCAAGGTGTTTCAGCAGTACGACTCGGACTCGTCGGCAATGGTGGTGCTGGAGGGTGACGACAAACTCGGCGATGAAGCCCACAAGTTCTACGACCAGATCGTCGACAAGCTCGAGGCCGACCGCGAGCACGTACAGAACGTTCAGGACTTCTGGAGCGATCCGCTGACCGCGGCCGGTTCGCAGAGCGTGGACGGCAAGTCCGCGTATGTGCAGATCTTCCTCAACGGCTCGCAGGGCACCAGTGCCAGCCACGAATCGGTGGCCGCGGTGCGCGACATCGTGGCCTCAGTGCCCGCGCCGCCGGGCATCAAGGCCCATGTCGCCGGCAACACCGTGCTCAACGCCGACACCCAGGTCGCCGGGCATCAAAGCATGGCGACGATGGAGTTGGTGTCGGTCGCCGTCATCATCGTGATGCTGCTGTTCATCTACCGGTCCATCGTGACGATGCTGGTGTCGATGGTCATCATCGGCCTGGAACTGTTTGCCGCACAAGGTGTCACGGCAGCAGCGGGCTATGTGAACATCATCGGCCTCACCCCGTACGCGGTCAGCATGGTGACCATGCTCTCCCTGGCCGCGGGAACCGATTACGTGATCTTCCTCCTCGGCCGGTATCACGAGGAGAGATCGAAGGGCCTGGAGAAAGAGGACGCGTTCTACGTCGCGTATCACGGTGTCTCCCATGTCATCCTGGGCTCCGGCTTGACCATCGCGGGTGCGTGCATGTGCTTGACGATGACGACGCTGCCGTACTTCCAGACCATGGGTCTGCCGTGCGCGATCGCGATCCTGGTGATCATCGCCGCCGCCTTGACGCTGGCCCCGGCAGTGCTGACCGTCGCCTCGAAGTTCGGCCTGCTCGATCCCAAACGGGAGCTCTCCACCAGGGGCTGGCGCAAGGTCGGCACGTCCGTGGTGCGCTGGCCGATTCCGATCATTTTTGTGACCAGCCTGATCGCCATCATCGGCTTCGTCAGCCTGCTGACGTATGTGCCGCAGTACAACGACCAGAAGTTCACCCCCGCCGACATGCCGGCCAACCTGGCCATGGGGGTGGCCGACCGGCACTTCTCCCAGGCACGCATGAACCCCGAACTGTTGATGCTCGAGGCCGACCACGATCTGCGCAATCCTGCCGACATGCTGGTCATCGATCGCGTCGCCAAGGGCGTGGTGCATATGCGCGGTATCGAACGGGTACAGACCATCACTCGTCCGCTGGGCTCGCCCATCGAGCACAGCTCCATCCCGTTCCTGCTCGGCGCGCAGAACGCCGGCACGCTGCAGGGCGCGAAGTTCAACAACGACAACTCGGCGCAGATGCTGGAGCAGGCCGACGAGATGGCCCGCACCGTCGCGAGCATGGAACGTATGTACACGCTGATGACCGAGCTGACGGCCACCACGCACAGCATGGTGGGCCGCACGCACGACATGGTCGAAGCCACCAAGGAGATGCGCGACAACCTGGCCGACTTCGACGATTTCTTCCGGCCGCTGCGCAACTACCTGTACTGGGAGCCGCACTGCTTCGACATCCCGATCTGTCAGTCGATGCGGTCGATCTTCGACACGTTGGACGGCATCGACAAGCTCACTGACGAAATGCAGGGGCTGACAATCGATATGGACCGTATGGATCAGCTGATGCCGCAGATGCTGCCGGTGCTGCGCTCGACGATTGACTCGATGTCGCGCATGAAGGACTTCATGATCTCGACCCACAGCGTCATGGCCGGCACCCAGGCTCAGCAACAGGAACTAGCCAAGGGCGCCACCGAGATCGGCCTGTACTTCGATCAGGCCAAGAACGACGACTTCTTCTACCTACCACCGGATGTGTTCCAGAACCCCGACTTCGAACGGGGCCTGAAGATGTTCGTCTCACCGGACGGTCACGCGGTTCGCTACATCATCACCCACCAGGGCGACCCGGCCTCGGTCGAGGGCATCGCCCACGTGCGTGACCTCAAAGACGTTGTCGCCGACGCGGTCAAAGGCACACCGCTGGCCAACGCGAAGGTGTCCCTGGCCGGTACCGCATCGATGTATGCCGATATGCAGGACGGAGTCAAGACCGATCTGATGATCGCGATCATCGCGTCGATGATCCTGATCTTCGCGATCATGTTGATCATCACCCGAAGTGTGGTGGCCGCCTTGGTGATCGTCGGCACCGTGGCCGCGTCACTGGGCACCGCATGCGGTTTGTCGGTGCTGTTGTGGCAGGACATTCTCGGGCTCGGCGTGCAATGGATCGTGATCCCGTTGTCGATGGTGATCCTGCTCGCGGTGGGCTCGGACTACAACCTGCTGGTGGTCTCCCGTCTTCGGGAGGAGATCCATGCCGGACTCAACACGGGCATCATCCGCGCCGTGGGTGCCACCGGACGCGTCGTCACCGCGGCCGGGCTGGTGTTCGCGTTCACGATGGCGTCGATGATCGTCAGTGACCTGCGGGTGATCGGCCAGCTGGGCACCACCATCGGTATCGGCCTGATCGTCGACACGCTGATCGTGCGTTCGTTCATGACGCCGTCGATCGCCGCGGCGCTGGGCCGCTGGTTCTGGTGGCCGCTCAACACCTTTGAGATCACCAGGCAGGGCCGCCTCGATCGGGAACGGAAGAAGCTCGACGACGCAACCGCTCCCATTCCGACGACGACGGCATGACCGTGATGACGGGCCGCGACGATCCGCCGGACGCAGAGTCGAAGCTGCGCAGGCGCACCGACGGTCGACTCGACCGGTCGCGTGACGCGGCCATCCTCAACGCGGCATTGGCAGCCTTGGCGGAGAACGGTTACGTCAACACCAACATGAACGACATCGCCGCGCGAGCCGGTGTCGGCAAGGCGGCGATCTACCGCCGCTGGTCGTCGAAGGCCGCGCTGATCACCGATGCACTCGTGTACTGGCGGCCTGACCTGCTGGACGACGATGCGCCTGACACCGGCAGCCTGGAAGGCGATTTCGACGAAATCGTGCGTCGGGCGGTGCGCAACGACGAGGAGCACTTCTCCTACGACCTGGTGCTGAGGGCCGCGGTCGAGGCCACTCACGATCCGCATCTCGCTTCGGCCCTCGACGATCTCATGCTCCTCAAGGGCAGGCGCGTGGTGACCGCGATCCTGGAGCGGGCCGCTGCCCGGGGTGAGGTGGCAGCCGACCGGGACTGGTCACTGGTTGCCGACGTGATGACCGGGATGTGTCTGATGCGGGTGATCAGCGGGCAGAGCATTGACGCGAAGTTCATCCGCGACGTCATCGACACGTTGATCCTGCCTGCGGTGCGCGACCGGTGACGGTGGTGCCGAGAACCTGACCGTCAGTGGTCGCGACACCGTTGATCGGTGTAGGTTTGTGGTTAGGCCTGACGTTGAACCGTCAGTCGGCGATTAACGATCGCCTGCCATCCAATGCCAGTGCGGTAGTCCCGCACCTCTCAAGGACACTCTTCATGGAATCGTCCGAACTGTTTTCACACTGCGAGCAGCAAGAACCCGCGCAGGAGGCCGAGCGTTCGTTCGAACCGGCCGCCGCGCCGGTTTTCTCGGATCGGCCTTCGGATCGACCTCACCCTCGTGCAAAAGCGCACCCGTCGTGAATGGCCTCAACGGCACCCGGCGGCTGGCCAGCCCGGTTCGGCTGGCCCTCGCGCGGCAGCTGGGCACGGATATCGACGGAGCGTGGTGGCCGCACACCGGATCGGTGGCCAACGAACTACCCGAGCTGGTCGGCGTTCTGCATCGATCACTCGGGGAAGTTGTTGATATTCGGGTCAATTGGTCGTCTGCCGAGGGCCAGCTCGACCTGGATTCGATCGTGACCGGGACCCGGGGGCCAACCGGGATGAAGCTGA
Above is a window of Mycolicibacterium boenickei DNA encoding:
- a CDS encoding TetR/AcrR family transcriptional regulator C-terminal domain-containing protein, whose translation is MTTENAPRRGRGRPPRIDQDKIVAAARALAPGALTMQAVADALGVDRTTLHYYVGDRDGLLELVVADLFETELRSIKLPEGASWQEILRAYGNAIRQGVLKLGVTATSFRLRGTSGAASLALAEQVLRALTNGGFRSEDAGRVLTLVSGLAMSAAHDVLGSAESRLHHQTPEVVRALKDLPSGDFPLLSGVVAGRGVDATAAQDFEFNLDIVIAGLERFLAE
- a CDS encoding MmpS family transport accessory protein, with protein sequence MVRLLKKAWIPLVLVVVVALGAYAILRIRESNHHVPRAADGSGITANFNPKHITYEVSGSGGTANLNYLDENGQPHLIENTPLPWSFTIVTTLPSMSANIMAQGDRDVSDLRCRVTVDGEVRDDRASTDTVKPFIYCLVKSV
- a CDS encoding MMPL/RND family transporter, coding for MSNAHSKPHRPFIGHMVRIFSLPIIVFWVLVVVALGTLVPSLDKVAEARQVPLSPTNSASYQGMLNIGKVFQQYDSDSSAMVVLEGDDKLGDEAHKFYDQIVDKLEADREHVQNVQDFWSDPLTAAGSQSVDGKSAYVQIFLNGSQGTSASHESVAAVRDIVASVPAPPGIKAHVAGNTVLNADTQVAGHQSMATMELVSVAVIIVMLLFIYRSIVTMLVSMVIIGLELFAAQGVTAAAGYVNIIGLTPYAVSMVTMLSLAAGTDYVIFLLGRYHEERSKGLEKEDAFYVAYHGVSHVILGSGLTIAGACMCLTMTTLPYFQTMGLPCAIAILVIIAAALTLAPAVLTVASKFGLLDPKRELSTRGWRKVGTSVVRWPIPIIFVTSLIAIIGFVSLLTYVPQYNDQKFTPADMPANLAMGVADRHFSQARMNPELLMLEADHDLRNPADMLVIDRVAKGVVHMRGIERVQTITRPLGSPIEHSSIPFLLGAQNAGTLQGAKFNNDNSAQMLEQADEMARTVASMERMYTLMTELTATTHSMVGRTHDMVEATKEMRDNLADFDDFFRPLRNYLYWEPHCFDIPICQSMRSIFDTLDGIDKLTDEMQGLTIDMDRMDQLMPQMLPVLRSTIDSMSRMKDFMISTHSVMAGTQAQQQELAKGATEIGLYFDQAKNDDFFYLPPDVFQNPDFERGLKMFVSPDGHAVRYIITHQGDPASVEGIAHVRDLKDVVADAVKGTPLANAKVSLAGTASMYADMQDGVKTDLMIAIIASMILIFAIMLIITRSVVAALVIVGTVAASLGTACGLSVLLWQDILGLGVQWIVIPLSMVILLAVGSDYNLLVVSRLREEIHAGLNTGIIRAVGATGRVVTAAGLVFAFTMASMIVSDLRVIGQLGTTIGIGLIVDTLIVRSFMTPSIAAALGRWFWWPLNTFEITRQGRLDRERKKLDDATAPIPTTTA
- a CDS encoding TetR/AcrR family transcriptional regulator, which gives rise to MTVMTGRDDPPDAESKLRRRTDGRLDRSRDAAILNAALAALAENGYVNTNMNDIAARAGVGKAAIYRRWSSKAALITDALVYWRPDLLDDDAPDTGSLEGDFDEIVRRAVRNDEEHFSYDLVLRAAVEATHDPHLASALDDLMLLKGRRVVTAILERAAARGEVAADRDWSLVADVMTGMCLMRVISGQSIDAKFIRDVIDTLILPAVRDR
- a CDS encoding DUF5994 family protein produces the protein MNGLNGTRRLASPVRLALARQLGTDIDGAWWPHTGSVANELPELVGVLHRSLGEVVDIRVNWSSAEGQLDLDSIVTGTRGPTGMKLSRPRLMMVAGRDTCVKLLVVPCKTSQSLGALVMRCAAAMPVEEMERRTPAYETADRVLRVAQLESARWLGHLPDPTGIRV